In Topomyia yanbarensis strain Yona2022 chromosome 2, ASM3024719v1, whole genome shotgun sequence, one DNA window encodes the following:
- the LOC131684740 gene encoding phospholipid phosphatase 5, with protein sequence MNKQNGHTTAAVRISPELNLFQETVIRLLLFAIYIYFEIKDPFIRQINPDEMWLYKNPRTDSYVPLTALYPSVFGFAAVVFLVYYFRTGDFNDFKSAWLGLTLACSLNGVITHSIKVAVGRPRPDFYWRCFPDGVMNADMVCSGDSRTVMDGRKSFPSGHASFAFAALAFISCYLCAKLHVFTERGRGQSWRLLTAGAPLLAATLVAISRTCDYHHHWQDVTVGSLIGLVEAYLCYRQYYPPMESRFGFLPYMGDTKSQSTSKTKSESPIVNSDPDSKMLLGSEDKDNKWT encoded by the exons ATGAACAAGCAGAACGGGCATACGACAGCAGCGGTAAGAATTTCACCAGAACTGAACTTGTTTCAGGAAACGGTGATACGACTGCTGTTGTTTGCCATTTATAT CTACTTCGAAATCAAGGACCCCTTCATCCGCCAAATCAACCCAGATGAGATGTGGCTCTACAAAAATCCTCGCACGGATAGTTACGTACCTTTAACTGCTCTTTACCCATCGGTGTTCGGATTTGCCGCGGTCGTATTTTTAGTATACTACTTCCGCACCGGAGATTTCAATGACTTCAAATCTGCCTGGTTGGGTTTAACGTTAGCATGCTCGTTGAATGGAGTGATAACGCATTCAATCAAGGTCGCAGTTGGTCGGCCAAGGCCAGACTtttactggcgctgcttcccgGACGGAGTGATGAATGCCGACATGGTATGTAGTGGGGACAGCCGAACGGTGATGGATGGGCGAAAGAGTTTCCCAAGCGGACATGCCTCCT TCGCTTTCGCAGCATTGGCTTTCATTTCGTGTTACCTGTGTGCAAAGCTGCACGTTTTTACCGAACGTGGACGAGGTCAATCCTGGCGGTTACTGACGGCTGGGGCACCGTTGCTAGCTGCCACGCTGGTTGCCATTAGTCGCACCTGCGATTATCATCACCACTGGCAGGATGTAACAGTAGGATCGCTGATAGGGCTGGTCGAAGCGTACCTTTGCTATCGGCAGTACTATCCACCGATGGAATCGCGTTTCGGGTTCCTTCCCTACATGGGTGACACGAAATCGCAAAGTACAAGTAAGACAAAATCCGAATCTCCCATCGTGAATTCAGACCCCGACAGCAAAATGTTGCTGGGATCAGAAGACAAAGATAACAAATGGACTTAA
- the LOC131684743 gene encoding coiled-coil domain-containing protein 115 — translation MPETRDEICQLMDKLLIHSLELIEQEVALKTKIETITNEGQLDLAQTRYHKARNSVSSVQLPTEDYKQFSALNSLTEEQDELGNTKLQLDQHQVDKDAGYIDPIRWFGILIPQTLQNARKKFTQSLNYVVECANVQIQLRNTLLSYDKLNKMKLEL, via the coding sequence atgcCCGAAACCCGTGACGAAATCTGCCAACTGATGGACAAGCTACTGATCCACTCACTGGAACTGATCGAGCAGGAGGTTGcattgaaaacaaaaatcgaaACCATCACGAACGAAGGTCAGCTGGACTTGGCTCAAACTCGTTACCATAAGGCTCGTAATTCCGTATCATCCGTCCAGCTGCCAACTGAGGATTACAAACAATTTAGTGCGCTGAATTCGCTAACCGAGGAACAGGACGAATTGGGAAACACTAAACTGCAGTTGGATCAGCACCAGGTCGATAAGGATGCCGGGTATATCGATCCCATTCGATGGTTCGGAATTTTGATTCCACAAACGCTGCAGAATGCCCGCAAGAAGTTTACGCAGTCGTTGAACTATGTGGTGGAGTGTGCCAATGTGCAAATTCAGTTAAGGAATACACTATTGAGCTATGATAAGTTGAATAAAATGAAGCTGGAACTGTAA